The proteins below are encoded in one region of Colletotrichum lupini chromosome 5, complete sequence:
- a CDS encoding TOXD — protein MKAVIIEGRGKAAIATSPIPKLRDGYILVKTTAVAINPSDWKHIDFMWVGNPTGTRPGLEYSGVVLEVGNGVDKHFKVGDRVFGIVNGSNVRQKEDGAFAEYLIAKASLQMKIPDHVDDTEAAAITSGLVAVGQGLYQSLALPLPTKPSPEPIPLLIYGGSTASGIMGIQFAKMSNCTVIVTCSPKNFDYMKALGADFCVDYKAEDCSEQVKAFTKGRLRHAWDCIATAQSARICAAAMSIRGGHYSSLLYLVPSIVKKINPKIECSTTLGYTILGETIEKETVIEPRLDDYEFGKMFWDVSEKLLQEDKFRPARQIVNEGGDGLEGVLHGIQYLKQANVSAAKLVYTIAS, from the exons ATGAAGGCTGTCATCATTGAAGGTCGCGGTAAAGCGGCAATAGCCACATCGCCCATTCCTAAGTTACGTGATGGATATATCCTCGTGAAAACGACTGCCGTCGCTATCAATCCTTCTGACTGGAAGCACATTGACTTCATGTGGGTGGGTAACCCCACTGGTACGCGACCAGGTCTCGAGTACTCGGGCGTTGTTCTCGAGGTCGGCAATGGAGTGGATAAGCACTTCAAAGTTGGCGACAGAGTCTTCGGGATTGTGAATGGCTC AAATGTGAGACAGAAGGAAGATGGGGCCTTTGCAGAGTATCTCATCGCAAAGGCGAGCCTACAGATGAAGATACCTGACCACGTTGATGACACTGAGGCGGCGGCAATCACGTCTGGCCTAGTAGCGGTG GGTCAAGGACTCTACCAGTCTCTGGCACTTCCACTTCCCACTAAGCCGTCACCAGAGCCGATTCCCCTTCTGATTTACGGCGGAAGCACGGCGTCAGGAATCATGGGCATTCAGTTCGCCAAAATGTCCAATTGCACGGTCATCGTAACCTGTTCGCCCAAGAACTTCGACTACATGAAGGCCTTGGGAGCTGATTTCTGCGTTGACTACAAAGCAGAGGACTGTTCAGAGCAAGTCAAGGCTTTCACAAAGGGAAGATTGAGGCACGCTTGGGATTGCATTGCGACAGCCCAGTCTGCACGGATATGCGCCGCGGCGATGTCGATAAGAGGCGGGCACTACAGCAGCCTCTTGTACTTGGTTCCCTCCATTGTCAAGAAGATCAATCCAAAGATCGAGTGCTCTACAACCTTGGGTTACACGATTCTAGGAGAGACGATAGAGAAGGAGACGGTCATTGAACCTAGACTTGACGACTACGAGTTTGGGAAGATGTTCTGGGATGTGAGTGAGAAGCTACTGCAGGAGGACAAGTTTCGGCCTGCCAGGCAAATTGTAAATGAAGGCGGCGATGGCTTGGAAGGTGTTCTTCATGGCATACAGTACCTGAAGCAAGCGAACGTGAGTGCTGCAAAGCTCGTCTACACGATTGCTTCATAA
- a CDS encoding thioesterase → MPAANPVLIQDIPRSRNESPPVFLIHDASGLLTSYFKVGTLGRKVYGIWDPKFDADGIGGWQSVKEIAEAYIRLIKRVMLRGEIVLGGWSFGGVLAVQIAHMLAMSGRGLRVSRIILIDSVYPRCPRPEAQKEPAKLHHAPALPGINQETRDKLMTALMRATCLSDQWDPPSWALPRTGVLGTARSRDVDPTPPHAVLIRAKDLVPMADPAEKCPLDRTRFLPQLGWEDMLEGFVEQVIETTGNHYSVFDSEHIDTITSHIRKSLDMNLG, encoded by the exons ATGCCCGCCGCCAACCCGGTGTTGATCCAAGACATCCCAAGATCTCGGAATGAGTCGCCACCGGTATTCTTGATTCACGATGCCAGTGGGCTTCTCACCAGCTACTTCAAGGTTGGAACTCTAGGACGCAAGGTCTATGGGATATGGGACCCCAAGTTCGATGCGGACGGTATTGGCGGATGGCAGAGCGTCAAGGAAATAGCTGAAGCATACATCCGCCTCATCAAAAGAGTCATGCTGAGAGGAGAAATCGTTCTCGGTG GATGGTCATTCGGGGGCGTTCTAGCAGTGCAAATCGCCCATATGCTAGCGATGTCAGGCCGTGGCTTGCGCGTATCGCGAATCATCCTCATAGACTCAGTCTACCCTCGCTGCCCTCGACCTGAAGCTCAAAAGGAGCCGGCAAAGTTGCATCACGCCCCAGCTCTTCCTGGTATCAACCAAGAAACCCGCGACAAGCTTATGACTGCTCTCATGCGAGCGACTTGTCTCTCTGACCAGTGGGACCCTCCGTCGTGGGCGTTGCCGAGGACCGGTGTTCTTGGTACAGCCCGCTCCCGAGATGTCGACCCGACTCCGCCACATGCGGTGCTAATCCGAGCCAAAGACTTGGTGCCTATGGCGGACCCGGCTGAGAAGTGTCCTCTTGATAGAACTCGGTTTCTACCTCAACTTGGTTGGGAGGATATGCTAGAAGGGTTTGTGGAGCAGGTTATTGAGACGACAGGTAATCATTATAGCGTCTTTGATTCAGAACAT ATCGATACTATCACCTCTCACATTCGGAAGAGTTTAGACATGAACCTTGGTTGA
- a CDS encoding polyketide synthase, with product MAAVEAFNETRDSTDRIVTDCGFAGYYENVHSRQKLLIVQLIMKSFQKLRCDIARTKPGQKLRPIKCTANLRKQLDFCYEMLSDAGLVRQEGDSFIRTDTPTPPGNPKDALQHILNDFPTYTSLNKLVAHAGNNLAEIYVGRTDGVRSIFGSPEGREYLEDIYGAAHPSKAFHKLMEDFMTRFTKSVTIPHGSQLKILELGAGTGGTAKWLAPLLAKSGVPVEYTFTDLAHGFIAQAARKFQDYPFMNYRTQDIEKPPPVDLAHAQDIVIAVNAVHATPDMVKSLTNTRQFLRPGGFALVMEVQERLCWADFVFGLFEGWWLFSDGRKHATADETVWRDAFKASGFDHIDWTKGKLRDSGLQRVFLATVAE from the coding sequence ATGGCGGCCGTGGAAGCCTTCAACGAAACGAGAGACAGTACGGACAGGATTGTCACCGATTGTGGATTTGCGGGCTACTATGAAAACGTCCACTCACGACAGAAATTGCTCATCGTTCAGCTGATCATGAAATCGTTCCAAAAATTGCGATGCGATATTGCGCGTACAAAACCGGGCCAGAAGCTGAGACCGATCAAATGCACCGCCAACCTACGGAAACAGCTCGACTTCTGCTATGAAATGCTTTCAGATGCAGGACTTGTGCGCCAAGAAGGAGATTCGTTCATCAGGACAGACACACCCACACCACCTGGAAATCCAAAAGATGCTCTTCAACATATTCTCAACGACTTTCCGACATACACATCTCTGAACAAGCTTGTGGCTCACGCGGGTAACAACCTCGCCGAAATTTATGTGGGACGTACCGATGGCGTCCGATCGATTTTCGGGTCCCCAGAAGGGCGCGAGTATCTGGAAGATATCTATGGCGCAGCGCATCCGAGCAAGGCCTTTCACAAGCTCATGGAAGACTTCATGACCCGCTTCACAAAGAGCGTCACCATCCCTCACGGTTCTCAACTCAAGATCCTGGAGCTTGGCGCTGGAACAGGGGGCACAGCCAAATGGCTTGCCCCGTTGCTCGCTAAATCGGGAGTCCCTGTCGAGTACACCTTCACCGATCTGGCACACGGCTTCATTGCTCAGGCTGCGCGGAAGTTCCAAGACTACCCCTTTATGAACTATCGAACACAGGACATCGAGAAGCCACCACCTGTAGATCTCGCGCACGCCCAGGACATAGTCATTGCTGTAAACGCAGTTCACGCCACCCCCGACATGGTAAAATCACTTACCAATACGCGCCAATTCTTACGACCTGGCGGGTTTGCACTGGTGATGGAGGTGCAGGAGCGTTTGTGCTGGGCTGACTTTGTGTTTGGGCTGTTTGAGGGATGGTGGTTGTTCAGCGACGGGAGAAAGCATGCGACGGCTGACGAGACGGTATGGCGGGATGCTTTCAAGGCATCTGGGTTCGATCATATTGATTGGACTAAAGGGAAATTGAGGGATTCCGGCCTGCAGAGAGTTTTCCTGGCGACGGTGGCCGAATAG